A window of Aeromicrobium sp. Root236 contains these coding sequences:
- a CDS encoding nitroreductase family deazaflavin-dependent oxidoreductase has product MPLTGEYAPSTSDWAREQAELFESTNGAEGNTLQGRPIILLTTLGATSGKLRKTALMRVEHDGQYAIVASRGGAPKHPSWYYNVVNAPLVELQDGPVRKDYVPRELSGEERDIWWARALEVWPDYANYQKKTDRIIPVFLLTPVD; this is encoded by the coding sequence ATGCCATTGACCGGAGAGTACGCACCGAGCACGTCCGACTGGGCCCGCGAGCAGGCCGAGCTGTTCGAGAGCACCAACGGCGCCGAGGGCAACACGTTGCAAGGGCGCCCGATCATCCTGCTGACGACACTCGGCGCGACCTCGGGCAAGCTCCGCAAGACCGCGCTGATGCGGGTCGAGCACGACGGCCAGTACGCCATCGTCGCCTCACGAGGTGGAGCGCCGAAGCACCCGAGCTGGTACTACAACGTCGTCAACGCGCCGTTGGTCGAGCTGCAGGACGGCCCGGTCCGCAAGGACTACGTGCCGCGCGAGCTCAGCGGCGAGGAGCGGGACATCTGGTGGGCCCGGGCGTTGGAGGTCTGGCCGGACTACGCGAACTACCAGAAGAAGACCGACCGGATCATCCCGGTCTTCCTGCTGACCCCCGTCGACTGA
- a CDS encoding aldo/keto reductase — MDRVTLGTSDLEVSSIILGCMSYGDPDRGTHPWSLPEDQSRPFIQQALDAGITTFDTANMYSDGTSEEIVGRALADFARREDVVIATKLFYPMGGDPSTGGLSRTAVLTQIDASLRRLGTDYVDLYQIHRWDPEVPIEETMEALDEVVRAGKARFIGASSMYAWQLAQAQHAADLNGWTPFISMQDQYNLVQREEEREMHPFCLDEGIGVIPWSPLARGRLTRDWDDLSTTRSDGDEVAKGYYQQAEDSDRAIAAAVGEIAAERGVSRAQVALAWVRQHEVVTAPIVGATKPLHLADAVASLDLTLSDDEIARLEAPYVPRLPEF, encoded by the coding sequence ATGGACCGCGTCACGCTGGGAACCAGCGACCTCGAGGTGTCGAGCATCATCCTCGGCTGCATGAGCTACGGCGACCCGGATCGCGGTACGCACCCCTGGTCGCTGCCGGAGGACCAGAGCCGGCCCTTCATCCAGCAGGCGCTCGACGCCGGCATCACGACGTTCGACACCGCCAACATGTACTCCGACGGCACCAGCGAGGAGATCGTCGGCCGCGCGCTGGCCGACTTCGCCCGGCGCGAGGACGTCGTCATCGCGACCAAGCTGTTCTACCCGATGGGCGGCGACCCCTCGACCGGTGGACTGTCGCGCACCGCGGTGCTGACCCAGATCGACGCGAGCCTGCGGCGGCTCGGCACGGACTACGTCGACCTCTACCAGATCCACCGCTGGGACCCCGAGGTCCCGATCGAGGAGACCATGGAGGCGCTCGACGAGGTCGTCAGGGCCGGCAAGGCGCGCTTCATCGGCGCCTCCTCGATGTACGCCTGGCAGCTCGCCCAGGCCCAGCACGCCGCCGACCTCAACGGCTGGACCCCGTTCATCTCGATGCAGGACCAGTACAACCTCGTCCAACGCGAGGAGGAGCGCGAGATGCACCCGTTCTGCCTCGACGAGGGCATCGGCGTGATCCCGTGGAGCCCCCTCGCGCGTGGCCGTCTCACCCGCGACTGGGATGACCTGAGCACGACACGCAGCGACGGCGACGAGGTCGCCAAGGGCTACTACCAGCAGGCCGAGGACTCCGACCGGGCGATCGCGGCGGCGGTCGGCGAGATCGCCGCCGAGCGCGGGGTGTCCCGCGCGCAGGTCGCGCTGGCGTGGGTGCGGCAGCACGAGGTCGTCACGGCGCCGATCGTCGGGGCCACCAAGCCTTTGCACCTGGCCGATGCCGTCGCCTCGCTGGACCTCACGCTGAGCGATGACGAGATCGCCAGGCTCGAGGCCCCGTACGTGCCGCGGCTCCCCGAGTTCTGA
- a CDS encoding glycosyltransferase family 4 protein: MRIALMSYRSKPHCGGQGVYVRHLSRELVALGHTVEVFSGQPYPELDEGVTLTKVPSLDLYREPDPFRTPWPNEYRDLIDVEEVLTMWTAGFPEPRTFSKRVARLLKGRRDDFDIVHDNQTLGTGMLDIAEQGFPLITTIHHPITFDRRIDIANAPTLRKKLSLRRWYGFLGMQKKVARQLPKILTVSESSRRDIVTDFGVDPSRLEVITLGVDDVFVPPTAPRVPGRIVAMASADAPMKGIATLLEAFAKLRTERDVELLLVTTLKAGGRTERLIDELGIAEHVSFVNGITDAELVDVMGSAEVACVPSLYEGFSLPTAELMACATPLVVSRAGAIPEVVGEDGVCATLVTPGDVGELEAAIEELLDDPARREAMGRAGRERVLEKFSWRAVASATAAAYEEVIAANAASEHKGDNRADD; the protein is encoded by the coding sequence TTGCGCATCGCACTCATGTCCTACCGCAGCAAGCCACACTGCGGCGGTCAGGGCGTCTACGTACGCCACCTCAGTCGCGAGCTGGTGGCGCTGGGGCACACCGTCGAGGTGTTCTCCGGGCAGCCCTATCCGGAGCTCGACGAGGGCGTCACGCTGACCAAGGTCCCGTCGCTCGACCTCTACCGCGAGCCCGACCCTTTCCGCACCCCCTGGCCCAACGAGTACCGCGACCTCATCGACGTCGAGGAGGTCCTGACGATGTGGACCGCGGGCTTCCCCGAGCCCAGGACGTTCAGCAAGCGCGTGGCCCGGCTGCTCAAGGGCCGCCGGGACGACTTCGACATCGTCCACGACAACCAGACGCTCGGCACCGGCATGCTCGACATCGCCGAGCAGGGCTTCCCGTTGATCACGACGATCCACCACCCGATCACGTTCGACCGGCGCATCGACATCGCCAACGCGCCGACCCTCCGCAAGAAGCTGAGCCTGCGGCGTTGGTACGGCTTCCTAGGCATGCAGAAGAAGGTCGCCCGGCAGCTGCCCAAGATCCTGACGGTCTCCGAGTCGAGCCGGCGCGACATCGTCACCGACTTCGGCGTCGACCCGTCCCGCCTCGAGGTCATCACGCTCGGCGTCGACGACGTGTTCGTCCCGCCGACCGCGCCGCGCGTGCCCGGCCGCATCGTGGCGATGGCCAGCGCCGACGCCCCGATGAAGGGCATCGCCACGCTGCTCGAGGCGTTCGCCAAGCTGCGCACCGAGCGCGACGTCGAGCTGCTCCTGGTCACGACCCTCAAGGCCGGTGGCCGCACCGAGCGACTCATCGACGAGCTGGGCATCGCCGAGCACGTGTCGTTCGTCAACGGCATCACGGACGCCGAGCTGGTCGACGTCATGGGTTCGGCCGAGGTCGCCTGCGTGCCGTCGCTCTACGAGGGCTTCTCCCTCCCGACCGCCGAGCTCATGGCCTGCGCCACGCCGCTGGTCGTCAGCCGGGCCGGTGCGATCCCGGAAGTGGTCGGCGAGGACGGCGTCTGCGCCACGCTCGTGACCCCGGGTGACGTCGGAGAGCTCGAGGCCGCGATCGAGGAGCTGCTCGACGACCCGGCACGCCGTGAGGCGATGGGCCGGGCCGGTCGCGAGCGCGTCCTGGAGAAATTCAGCTGGCGGGCCGTCGCGAGTGCGACTGCCGCGGCGTACGAAGAGGTCATCGCCGCGAATGCGGCATCGGAACACAAGGGAGACAACCGTGCTGACGATTGA
- a CDS encoding family 16 glycosylhydrolase, which translates to MRRAALALAGAVTMIVATTAPASAVWWWPTSPPPSCGDTIYKANGTAWKCTFADDFNNGVLDGKKWSVQQTAATGMHVGPECLVNNSRNVSVSSGSLHLTTRKESSEFTCKNPYGDYRTQYTSGGVTTTGKFAQTYGRFEFRAKFPSLKVPGVQSALWLYPATQKYGGWPASGEIDVAEFYSQYPDRSIPYIHYNAASDAGPVTNWSCKLDPAVFHTYVAEWTATGMTISNDGVVCLTHTFAPASPLTAPQPFDQPFSVLLTQVLGTATNAFSPTATTLPATTDVDWVRVWS; encoded by the coding sequence ATGAGACGGGCAGCCCTGGCGCTGGCCGGGGCAGTCACCATGATCGTGGCGACCACGGCACCGGCGAGCGCCGTGTGGTGGTGGCCGACGTCTCCGCCGCCTTCGTGCGGCGACACGATCTACAAGGCCAACGGCACCGCCTGGAAGTGCACGTTCGCCGACGACTTCAACAATGGCGTGCTGGACGGCAAGAAGTGGTCGGTGCAGCAGACCGCCGCCACCGGGATGCACGTCGGACCGGAGTGCCTGGTCAACAACAGCCGCAACGTCTCGGTGTCGAGCGGCAGCCTGCACCTGACGACCCGCAAGGAGTCGTCGGAGTTCACCTGCAAGAACCCCTACGGCGACTACCGGACGCAGTACACCAGCGGTGGCGTCACCACGACCGGCAAGTTCGCGCAGACGTACGGACGCTTCGAGTTCCGCGCGAAGTTCCCGAGCCTCAAGGTCCCCGGCGTGCAGTCGGCGCTGTGGCTCTACCCGGCGACCCAGAAGTACGGCGGCTGGCCCGCCTCGGGCGAGATCGACGTCGCGGAGTTCTACAGCCAGTACCCCGACCGCTCGATCCCCTACATCCACTACAACGCCGCGAGCGACGCCGGACCGGTGACCAACTGGTCGTGCAAGCTCGACCCGGCGGTGTTCCACACGTACGTGGCGGAGTGGACGGCGACGGGCATGACGATCAGCAACGACGGCGTGGTGTGCCTGACGCACACGTTCGCCCCGGCTTCACCGCTGACCGCGCCGCAGCCGTTCGACCAGCCGTTCTCGGTCCTGCTGACGCAGGTGCTGGGCACCGCGACGAACGCGTTCAGCCCGACGGCCACCACGTTGCCGGCGACGACTGACGTCGACTGGGTCCGGGTCTGGTCGTGA
- a CDS encoding family 16 glycosylhydrolase, whose amino-acid sequence MNRRRTRAMALGAALAGLLLTATAVSPEAVTAAPGPCGPTIYKSNGTPWRCTFADDFSGSALDGRKWLPQRTATTGMRVGRECLVNSGRNVAVSGGRLHLTTRKEAAWFRCKSPFGSYSSQWTSGGVTTNGRFAQTYGRFEFRAKFPAAKVRGLQGALWLYPTKMTYGAWPASGEIDVAEFYSQYPDRTIPYIHYRSSSRGSPVTNLSCKLDPSVFHTYVAVWTPRSITISNDGVVCVSHTIKPAGGLFRHLTAPQPFDQPFAVLITQVLGTGTNAFKSTATPLPATTDVDWVRVWS is encoded by the coding sequence ATGAACCGTCGTCGCACGCGAGCCATGGCGCTCGGCGCCGCGCTGGCGGGCCTGCTGCTCACGGCGACGGCTGTCTCGCCCGAGGCCGTGACCGCGGCACCGGGGCCGTGCGGGCCCACGATCTACAAGTCCAACGGCACTCCGTGGAGGTGCACGTTCGCGGACGACTTCAGCGGGAGCGCCCTCGACGGCCGCAAGTGGTTGCCGCAGCGGACCGCGACGACCGGGATGCGGGTCGGTCGCGAGTGCCTGGTCAACAGCGGTCGCAACGTGGCGGTGTCCGGGGGCCGGCTGCACCTGACCACACGCAAGGAGGCCGCCTGGTTCCGGTGCAAGAGCCCGTTCGGCAGCTACTCCTCGCAATGGACCAGCGGTGGCGTCACGACGAACGGCAGGTTCGCGCAGACGTACGGACGCTTCGAGTTCCGCGCGAAGTTCCCGGCCGCCAAGGTGCGGGGACTGCAGGGAGCGCTCTGGCTCTATCCGACGAAGATGACCTACGGCGCTTGGCCCGCCTCGGGTGAGATCGACGTCGCGGAGTTCTACAGCCAGTACCCGGACCGCACGATCCCCTACATCCACTACCGGTCGTCGAGCCGTGGCTCACCGGTCACCAACCTGTCCTGCAAGCTCGACCCCTCGGTGTTCCACACGTACGTCGCGGTGTGGACCCCGAGGTCCATCACGATCAGCAACGACGGCGTCGTGTGCGTAAGCCACACGATCAAGCCGGCCGGGGGACTGTTCCGCCACCTGACGGCACCCCAGCCGTTCGACCAGCCGTTCGCGGTCCTGATCACGCAGGTGCTCGGCACGGGCACGAACGCCTTCAAGTCCACCGCGACGCCGCTGCCGGCGACGACCGACGTCGACTGGGTCCGCGTCTGGTCGTGA
- a CDS encoding prenyltransferase, with translation MLTPDQIAQTAAGIAAMQEPDGAIPWTIGEHTDAWNHVEGAMALVVGGQLEAAAAAYDWCARTQRPDGSWPMKIVGGRVEDASSESNMAAYIAVGVLHHWAIRQDRAFVDRMWPVVRRALDLVVDLQLPFGGIAWSREWDADGPATVNREALLAGSSSIYQSLRCGVVLAELMGEPQPEWELAGGRLGHALREHRDRFLDKSTFSMDWYYPVLGGAVRSPAAEALLASEWDTFVVDGLGIRCVSTNPWVTGAETCELAMALKAIGDDRAEQLFADMQHLRTESGDYWTGFVFPENVNWPAEQTTYTAAAMILAWDVLTGTTPGAGVMTGHEIGVDFDGIAFECDCPSSDRFAGVSPGTR, from the coding sequence ATGCTGACCCCCGACCAGATCGCCCAGACGGCTGCCGGCATCGCTGCGATGCAGGAGCCCGACGGGGCGATCCCGTGGACCATCGGCGAGCACACCGACGCCTGGAACCACGTCGAAGGCGCCATGGCGCTCGTGGTCGGCGGGCAGCTGGAGGCCGCGGCGGCGGCGTACGACTGGTGCGCCCGCACGCAGCGTCCCGACGGGTCCTGGCCCATGAAGATCGTCGGTGGCCGGGTCGAGGACGCCAGCAGCGAGTCCAACATGGCGGCCTACATCGCCGTCGGGGTCCTGCACCACTGGGCGATCCGCCAGGACCGGGCGTTCGTCGACCGCATGTGGCCCGTCGTACGCCGCGCGCTCGACCTCGTCGTCGACCTGCAGCTCCCGTTCGGCGGCATCGCGTGGTCGCGGGAGTGGGACGCCGACGGTCCGGCCACGGTCAACCGTGAGGCCCTCCTAGCCGGCAGCTCGAGCATCTACCAGTCGCTGCGCTGTGGCGTCGTCCTGGCCGAGCTGATGGGGGAGCCGCAGCCGGAGTGGGAGCTCGCCGGCGGCCGGCTCGGTCACGCGCTCCGCGAGCATCGCGACCGGTTTCTCGACAAGTCGACATTTTCGATGGACTGGTACTACCCCGTGCTGGGTGGGGCGGTGCGCAGTCCGGCAGCCGAGGCGCTGCTCGCGTCGGAGTGGGACACGTTCGTCGTCGACGGGCTCGGGATCCGTTGCGTCAGCACCAACCCCTGGGTCACGGGTGCCGAGACGTGCGAGCTGGCCATGGCGCTCAAGGCGATCGGCGACGACCGGGCCGAGCAGCTGTTCGCCGACATGCAGCACCTCCGCACCGAGAGCGGTGACTACTGGACCGGCTTCGTCTTCCCCGAGAACGTCAACTGGCCTGCTGAGCAGACGACCTACACCGCGGCGGCGATGATCCTCGCGTGGGACGTGCTCACCGGCACGACACCGGGCGCCGGCGTGATGACCGGCCACGAGATCGGGGTCGACTTCGACGGCATCGCGTTCGAGTGCGACTGCCCGTCATCCGACCGGTTCGCCGGCGTCTCCCCGGGTACGCGCTAG
- a CDS encoding class I SAM-dependent methyltransferase yields MLTIDFDRLGLRPGDRVIDMGCGAGRHAFEMYRRGADVIAFDQDADELAGVLELFGAMKEAGEVPEGASADIKEGDALSLPFADGEFDRVVASEVLEHIPADIQAIGELVRVLRPGGTMAVTVPRWLPEVVCWKLSDDYHNTPGGHIRIYSDKELIGKLQNAGMTFEGIDYAHGLHSPYWWLKCAVGVTNDDHPLVKAYHQVLVWDIMKTRGYSTATRLAEKALNPLIGKSMVLYLRKPEA; encoded by the coding sequence GTGCTGACGATTGATTTCGACCGCCTGGGCCTGCGCCCGGGCGACCGGGTGATCGACATGGGGTGTGGCGCCGGCCGCCACGCGTTCGAGATGTATCGCCGTGGCGCGGACGTCATCGCGTTCGACCAGGATGCCGACGAGCTGGCCGGCGTGCTCGAGCTGTTCGGCGCCATGAAGGAGGCCGGCGAGGTCCCTGAAGGCGCCTCCGCCGACATCAAGGAGGGCGATGCCTTGTCGCTGCCCTTCGCCGACGGCGAGTTCGACCGGGTCGTCGCCTCCGAGGTGCTCGAGCACATCCCCGCCGACATCCAGGCGATCGGTGAGCTCGTACGCGTGCTGCGCCCCGGCGGCACGATGGCCGTGACGGTGCCCCGCTGGCTGCCCGAGGTGGTCTGCTGGAAGCTGTCCGACGACTATCACAACACCCCCGGCGGCCACATCCGGATCTACTCCGACAAGGAGCTGATCGGCAAGCTCCAGAACGCCGGCATGACCTTCGAGGGCATCGACTACGCGCACGGCCTGCACTCGCCCTACTGGTGGCTCAAGTGTGCCGTCGGGGTCACCAACGACGACCACCCGCTCGTGAAGGCGTACCACCAGGTGCTGGTCTGGGACATCATGAAGACGCGGGGCTACAGCACCGCGACCCGCCTGGCCGAGAAGGCGCTCAACCCGCTGATCGGCAAGAGCATGGTCCTCTACCTCCGCAAGCCCGAGGCCTGA
- a CDS encoding 3-oxoacyl-ACP reductase, with protein MTSTSLDGKVAVVTGAGAGLGRAEAIALATAGARVVLNDLPGAADDAASEIKSLGGEVAVAAGDVGERSTADLMMQTALESFGGLDIVVNNAGVTRDRMLFNMSDEEFDLVVRIHLRGHFLLSRNAAAHWRQVAKETGGTVDASVINTASEAFLTGSPGQANYAAAKGGIAALTLTTARGLSRIGVRANAICPRARTAMTADVFGPDESGSAVDPYSADHVAPLVAYLASPAASRISGQVFVVYGGMVALLAAPVVEQRFDTEGDLWSADELDRTLGGFFADRDPEVSFAADSVLSL; from the coding sequence ATGACGAGCACGTCCCTCGACGGCAAGGTCGCCGTCGTCACTGGGGCAGGCGCGGGCCTGGGCCGCGCCGAGGCGATCGCCCTGGCGACCGCCGGCGCGCGTGTCGTCCTCAACGACCTGCCGGGTGCCGCGGACGATGCAGCCTCGGAGATCAAGTCGCTCGGCGGCGAGGTGGCGGTCGCCGCCGGCGACGTGGGGGAGCGGTCGACCGCCGACCTGATGATGCAGACCGCCCTCGAGTCGTTCGGTGGCCTGGACATCGTGGTCAACAACGCAGGCGTGACCCGCGACCGGATGCTGTTCAACATGTCCGACGAGGAGTTCGACCTCGTGGTCCGCATCCACCTGCGCGGCCACTTCCTGCTCTCCCGCAACGCCGCCGCCCACTGGCGCCAGGTGGCCAAGGAGACGGGTGGCACGGTCGACGCGAGCGTCATCAACACCGCGTCCGAGGCGTTCCTCACGGGCTCACCCGGCCAGGCCAACTACGCCGCGGCCAAGGGCGGCATCGCCGCGCTGACCTTGACCACCGCGCGCGGGCTGTCCCGCATCGGCGTACGAGCCAATGCCATCTGTCCCCGCGCCCGCACAGCCATGACGGCCGACGTCTTCGGGCCTGACGAGTCCGGCAGCGCGGTCGATCCCTACAGCGCCGACCACGTGGCGCCCCTGGTCGCCTACCTCGCGTCGCCGGCCGCCAGCCGCATCAGCGGACAGGTGTTCGTCGTCTACGGCGGCATGGTCGCCCTCCTGGCGGCTCCTGTGGTCGAGCAGCGCTTCGACACCGAGGGCGATCTCTGGTCGGCCGACGAGCTCGACCGTACGCTCGGCGGCTTCTTCGCCGATCGCGACCCCGAGGTCTCGTTCGCCGCCGACTCGGTCCTCTCGCTCTAG
- a CDS encoding AbfB domain-containing protein: MTFLATSGAPLRLGERATAASVATSTYTHPGLLHTLSDLNRISARTGTEPWAGGWARLTANGRSGATWTPRPVETVIRGGTGQNYGPLFTDIHAAYQNALRWRISGDEAHGVAAVRILNAWSATLKTVTGNADRFLAAGIYGYQFANAAELVRDRPDFELARFRDMLLSIFHPMNEQFLTDHNGAVITNYWANWDLCNMASILAIGIFTDRDDLVDRAVDYFHTGAGNGSLAHAVPYVHDEGLGQWQESGRDQGHTIMGIGLMGAFCEMAWNQGIDCYGADDNRFLKGAEYVARYNLGHDVPFTPYTWQSGPRATTASHAGWQTQTVPGAGGRGQGRPVWDQVLGHYSGRMGLDTPWVAEIAASLRPDGGGGDYGPNSGGYDQLGFGTLTQYVGTTGRRVTRLQSFNKPRSYVRHAGSVVRLQSTSSPIRPSEFRVVAGLAGTSRGRVSFEAVNAPGHFLRHRGFELRLVRNDRSKEFAAHATFIPVAGLADVRLTSFRAHNLPDRHLRHNGLGLRLDVIRSATARADATFRMVD, encoded by the coding sequence GTGACGTTCCTCGCCACGTCCGGCGCGCCCTTGAGGCTCGGGGAACGTGCCACAGCTGCTTCGGTGGCCACCTCGACGTACACGCACCCCGGGCTCCTGCACACGCTCTCCGACCTCAACCGCATCTCCGCCCGGACCGGCACCGAGCCGTGGGCGGGGGGCTGGGCCCGGCTCACCGCCAACGGTCGGTCGGGTGCGACCTGGACGCCTCGCCCGGTCGAGACCGTCATCCGGGGCGGCACCGGACAGAACTACGGGCCGTTGTTCACCGACATCCATGCGGCGTACCAGAACGCCCTGCGGTGGCGCATCTCCGGCGACGAGGCCCACGGTGTAGCAGCGGTGCGGATCCTCAACGCGTGGTCCGCGACCCTCAAGACGGTCACCGGCAACGCCGACCGGTTCCTCGCCGCGGGCATCTACGGCTACCAGTTCGCGAACGCGGCGGAGCTCGTCCGCGACCGTCCTGACTTCGAGCTCGCGCGGTTCCGAGACATGCTGCTCTCGATCTTCCACCCGATGAACGAGCAGTTCCTCACCGACCACAACGGCGCGGTGATCACGAACTATTGGGCCAACTGGGACCTCTGCAACATGGCCTCGATCCTCGCGATCGGCATCTTCACCGACCGCGACGACCTCGTCGACCGGGCCGTCGACTACTTCCACACGGGTGCCGGCAACGGCTCCCTCGCGCACGCCGTGCCGTACGTCCACGACGAGGGACTCGGGCAGTGGCAGGAGAGCGGCCGGGACCAGGGCCACACCATCATGGGGATCGGCCTCATGGGCGCGTTCTGCGAGATGGCGTGGAACCAGGGGATCGACTGCTACGGAGCTGACGACAACCGCTTCCTGAAAGGTGCTGAATACGTCGCGAGGTACAACCTCGGCCACGACGTGCCGTTCACGCCGTACACCTGGCAGTCGGGGCCGCGCGCGACGACCGCCTCGCACGCCGGTTGGCAGACGCAGACCGTGCCCGGTGCAGGAGGCCGCGGCCAGGGCCGGCCCGTGTGGGACCAGGTGCTGGGGCACTACTCGGGCCGCATGGGGCTCGACACCCCGTGGGTCGCCGAGATCGCCGCGAGCCTGCGGCCCGACGGCGGCGGCGGGGACTACGGGCCGAACTCCGGCGGCTACGACCAGCTGGGCTTCGGCACCCTCACGCAGTACGTCGGCACAACCGGCCGCCGGGTGACGCGGCTACAGAGCTTCAACAAACCGAGAAGCTACGTGCGGCACGCGGGATCGGTCGTTCGTCTGCAGTCGACGTCCTCGCCGATCAGGCCCTCGGAGTTCCGTGTGGTTGCCGGCCTTGCAGGCACGTCTCGCGGGCGGGTGTCGTTCGAAGCCGTGAACGCGCCCGGGCACTTCTTGCGGCACCGCGGCTTCGAGCTGCGCCTCGTCCGGAACGACCGCTCGAAGGAGTTCGCCGCGCATGCCACGTTCATCCCCGTGGCGGGGCTGGCGGACGTGCGGCTGACGTCCTTCAGGGCGCACAACCTCCCTGATCGCCACCTCCGGCACAACGGCCTTGGCCTTCGGCTCGACGTGATCCGAAGCGCGACCGCCCGTGCCGACGCGACGTTCCGCATGGTCGACTGA
- a CDS encoding class I SAM-dependent methyltransferase, translating into MSPEMPADLLAHAVAAKGFMPEDEGAFLHRVARERLPHGPALEIGTYCGKSAIYLGAAAREVGGVVLTIDHHRGSEENQSGWEHHDASLVDDEFGLMDTLPVFRRTIARAGLEDQVTAVVGRSTSVSTWWRTPVSLLFIDGGHAEVHAQNDYTGFAHWLIPGGALVIHDVFERPEDGGQAPFHVWQRAVASGAFEPRETVGSMRVLARTRGDAGEPVG; encoded by the coding sequence ATGAGCCCGGAGATGCCCGCTGACCTGCTCGCCCACGCCGTCGCGGCCAAGGGCTTCATGCCGGAGGACGAGGGCGCGTTCCTGCACCGCGTCGCCCGCGAGCGGCTCCCCCACGGACCCGCTCTCGAGATCGGTACGTATTGCGGCAAGTCGGCGATCTACCTCGGCGCCGCAGCACGCGAGGTCGGCGGGGTCGTGCTCACGATCGACCACCACCGGGGTTCGGAGGAGAACCAGTCCGGCTGGGAGCATCACGACGCATCCCTCGTCGACGACGAGTTCGGCCTCATGGACACGCTGCCCGTGTTCCGCAGGACGATCGCCCGGGCGGGGCTCGAGGACCAGGTGACCGCGGTCGTCGGCCGTTCGACGAGCGTCTCGACGTGGTGGCGCACCCCGGTCAGCCTGCTGTTCATCGACGGCGGCCATGCCGAGGTGCACGCCCAGAACGACTACACCGGCTTCGCCCACTGGCTCATCCCCGGCGGCGCCCTGGTGATCCACGACGTCTTCGAGCGGCCGGAGGACGGCGGCCAGGCCCCGTTCCACGTGTGGCAGCGGGCGGTTGCCTCCGGGGCGTTCGAGCCGCGCGAGACGGTCGGCTCGATGCGGGTGCTAGCGCGTACCCGGGGAGACGCCGGCGAACCGGTCGGATGA
- a CDS encoding SDR family oxidoreductase: MSRLKDKHAIITGAAQGQGAAIARAFVGEGARVIIADVADGEALAEELGEAAAYCRHDVSDPASWDQLMTDAEGLLGAPINVLVNNAGVLRFGEVDTMPLEDLDLLINVNMRGCFLGMRAVSPAMKRNRQGSIINCSSVEGLAGMASLTAYTGTKFAIRGMTKAAAVELGAYGVRVNSVHPGMIDTGMTRDVGGEAAMQWGATRVPLERVGTPDDVAPLYVYLAGDESGYTTGGEFAVDGGVTATHSFYPGNSGQGGAS, translated from the coding sequence ATGTCCCGTCTCAAGGACAAGCACGCGATCATCACCGGCGCAGCCCAAGGACAGGGCGCCGCCATCGCGCGCGCGTTCGTCGGTGAGGGCGCCCGCGTCATCATCGCCGACGTCGCCGACGGCGAGGCCCTGGCCGAGGAGCTCGGCGAAGCAGCGGCCTACTGCCGCCACGACGTCAGCGATCCCGCCTCGTGGGACCAGCTCATGACCGACGCCGAGGGTCTGCTCGGTGCACCGATCAACGTCCTGGTCAACAACGCCGGCGTGCTGCGGTTCGGTGAGGTCGACACGATGCCGCTCGAGGACCTCGACCTGCTGATCAACGTCAACATGCGGGGCTGCTTCCTCGGCATGCGGGCCGTGTCGCCGGCGATGAAGCGCAACCGGCAGGGCTCGATCATCAACTGCTCGTCGGTCGAGGGGCTCGCCGGCATGGCGTCCCTGACGGCGTACACCGGCACCAAGTTCGCGATCCGCGGCATGACCAAGGCGGCGGCCGTCGAGCTCGGCGCCTACGGCGTACGGGTCAACTCGGTGCACCCGGGCATGATCGACACCGGCATGACCCGTGACGTCGGCGGTGAGGCCGCGATGCAGTGGGGAGCGACCCGCGTGCCCCTCGAGCGCGTGGGCACGCCGGACGACGTCGCGCCGCTGTACGTCTACCTCGCCGGCGACGAGAGCGGCTACACGACCGGCGGTGAGTTCGCGGTCGACGGCGGCGTCACGGCCACGCATTCGTTCTATCCCGGCAACAGCGGGCAGGGCGGCGCGTCGTGA